The following are from one region of the candidate division WOR-3 bacterium genome:
- a CDS encoding helix-turn-helix domain-containing protein: protein MKPSPETFVFTSELGVRLRDLRLKAGLTQLELARAMGRGGKNAGNLVSRLERGDEPYPSFGL, encoded by the coding sequence ATGAAGCCTTCACCTGAGACGTTCGTCTTCACGTCTGAGCTGGGTGTGAGGCTACGGGATCTGCGTCTCAAGGCAGGTTTGACCCAGCTTGAGCTGGCCCGGGCGATGGGCCGGGGCGGCAAGAACGCGGGCAATCTGGTGAGCCGGCTTGAACGGGGCGATGAGCCCTACCCGTCGTTCGGGCT